DNA sequence from the Halocalculus aciditolerans genome:
GGCGGCAGTGGATGCAGTGGTTCATCTCTCGTGGGGTTTGTTGGTGACATCGAGGGCATTCAACCGGAGCGGTAGCGTCGGGTTCTTCCTCCTCGTCGATCTCTAAGCCGTGGACACGAGCGACTTCTCGGCTGGTATCGTCCGCGAAGACTGAGACGTATCGGGAGGCGACGTCGCTTCCGCGAGTCCACCCGTGGTGATCCTCAATATGTGCCTGATTCAATCCGCGTGAGGCTAAGTGAGACGCGCTAGATTTGCGGAGGTTCGTGAACGTGACCGGTTTGTCCACTCCGGCTCGGTCGGCAGCGTCTTTCACAGCTGTCCGTAGCGCGTTATAACTGGGGGCCTCCGGCTCGGTCAGTTTACTCCAGAGCGGTACCTCAGGGTCGGTGCTAGGATGGGCGGCAAGCCATCGTTGGAGAAATGGGACGCTTGGGATGAGTGGGACGGTTCGCTGCCCCATCTTCCCCTGAACGGTGATTTGGTAGCCGTGTTCGTAGTCGGTGACGTCCCCAATCGTGAGAGCGCGAAGCTCACCGGAGCGCGCACCAGCGTCCCATCCTACCGCGATGAGAGCTGCGTCACGATGGTTACGGGTAGCTTGGATTAGTGGAAGCACGTCCTCCTTCCACTGAAGCATATTGCTTGGTTCCGGAGCCGGGTCGTACGTACTCGGAGTATTCGACGGAATCCATTCAATCGATTCGGGTGGATCGTCTCCATTTTGATCGGTGGCTCGTCGCCCGAATTGCTTCAGTGCGACTCGATAGTCACGATTGGTCTCAGCGTTGTCGTACGTACGGTGAATCCAGCGGACGATCTCCTTTGCAGCTTCCTCACTCTCAAGCGCCTCTACCGGACTACCACCGTGCTCGGCCATTCGCACGTTGTGTCGCAAGAGTTTGAGATGTCGTTGATTCCCGACTTGACTGGGTATGAGGAAGAGTTCGTTACTGAACTCCAGGAGAGCCTCCTGATTTGCTTCATCCAACTCGCGTTCCCCATTGCGAATCTTCTCACGAAGTGTTTCGATTTGATCGTCAGCGTTTTTCGTCATGGACGAACCACAAGAGACTCATGGGAGACAGCGGGCGAATTTTCTGAAATCAGCATGTGACGGTTGAGATTCAGTCACGCGAACACTATTGATAGTGGAGTGACTCTTGTGTAGCAATGGCTCGGATCTGGGTGACCAACGGTACTCCTACTATGCCCGGAATTCTGAATCCGGTGACCGCAGCTTGTGACCGAGGGTACGTCCCGGACGAGGTCTGGGTTCTGTCGAACCCCGGTGTCGCTGAGTACGTCGCTAAAGCCACCGACCGATTCGAAGTAATCGTTGATGCCTATGGTGGTGATACTGATGTCTCTGTTCACGACTTAGACGACGAGACTGATTTCCCCGACATAATCGAGTTCTACCGGTCTACTATCGAAGCTGCTCGGGAGACTGGTGATACGATTGCTGTTGATGTCACGCCCGGTCGGAAGTTCATGTCTGCCATCGCGTTTCAGGCGGGTTTCAAATTCGACGCTGACCACGTCTTCTATTTCCACCGGAAAGCAGGGGGCTACTACGGGCAGTTTTACGCCGAAATCCCGCGAACGGCCACTGACCTAATCGATTTCAAGGAGGTTCTATAATGCAGATCGAACGCCAACGGCTGATGGTTCTCCTCAACGCCCTCTACGATCAGGGCGTCGAATCAATTCGCGTCAAACATCCCTGTGAAGATATTGGCGAGCTCGTCCAGATAAAATTGGAGAACGATGGGCGAGCGACGGTCCGGTTCACGCAGGGGACAATGACGTACCAGGACAACCGTGAAACGATTCCTGCTAAGCATGGTGAACCTGCTTACAACGACCTTCCAGATGCTGAAACATACACCCGGACGATGGTTGCCAGCGGCCATGTCCCACTTAGCAACCACGACGCCGTCGAGGAATTCATCCAACGGCACGGTTACGCAGATCTCGAAGCCGGTCACGACCCTGTCGTGCTCGGATTAGACGCAAACATCATCTCGTGGCGACTGCCAGAAATCCTCGGGATCGACAGTGAAACGGGAGAAACCGACGACCGTGATCGACGACCAACCAACGGATACGCCCTCGCAACAGGCGTCAAAGAAGAATTAGACTGGCATTTCAAGCAATACAACACTCACGAGTTGACGCAGGCCTTCGGTGAGGAATTCGCTCGTCTGGATAATCAGCCCGCCGGAGCCAACCGAGAAGGATTCCTCGGCCTGTACGAATACCGCCGTCTCCGAACCAACCGGACAGCCGATATCGTCGAGTGTGACACCGGAGACGAAGCCATCATCAAGGCCTACCACGAGTTCAACCAGAACAGTCGGAAGCAAGCCATACTCCTCAGCAACGATTACGGATTCGTCGACAGGAGCATCGACGCCGGCGTTCCAGCACAACACATCGAGTACCCAATTGACCTCCCACGGAAAACGACAGGCTCGTGGACCGAAGCAGCTGAATTACTCTATTATCTCGCAATCCTATTCGGCGTCATTCGACTCCCGAAAGTGACAATATACGGAGTTTGGAACGGGAAGGATGGACGTCACTGGCAACACGAACAGGTCGATCTCGACTGCCGAAGCCCCAAAATCGAACCACACCTAGAGCGAGACCTCACCATCCTCGACGCAACGAGCTAGCATGCCCTCGAAACGCCCTCGAACCCCTGAGGTCGAAGTCTCTGAGGATCCGGAGTCCGGCTTCGTAGTGAACATCTACGATGGGAAGCACCTGATTCAGGTTAGCCCGCACGACAATGGGTACCAACTGAGTTTGTCATCAAAGACAGGGATGGGGGATGCAGCGTACCTCCGGACCTATGATCGTCAAGAGCGGTATCGACGGCGACTTGAAGCAGAATATGAGAGGATCGATGCTGACGCTGTGTTCGCGGTGTTAGAGGAACACTTCACCAATGAAGAGTACCGCATTGTGAATCTCAAGGACGGCCCGAAAACCTTCGCTGATCGTGGTGCGCATCTCTATGTCGAGACCGGAGAGACAATCCCGACACTGACCAGTGAGAAGGACTATCGGAACGATCAGTGGAAGGCGGACACGACATACCGCCTAACGATTTGGCCAACGCACGATCTGTGGATTGAAGTCAGAGACACCGATAGCGGTGATTTGATTGATGACTATCGGCCCCACAGCCGGTTGGAAGATATCCGGAAGGAGGAGAAGGACGACCACGAACGGGAACGAGGGCCGACGTCCGTGCCAGGTGTCCATGCGCCCGTCGTCGCTGGCACGTTAGACAATGCACCCGTCGTCCATACCCACGTGGACTGCGCTCATTTGGATCAATTGAATGAGACGCGGTTCAATCCTGTTGGCGAAAAGCCCCCGCAACTTCCTGCTGATGAACTCGGCGAATTGCCGTTACGCTGGTGTTCCTCATGTAGGTATCGTGAACCCACGCCTGAGAAGATTCGACAACAGTACGGTCCCTGAACTGCTGACTGAGTACCCCCGTGTATTTTGCCGTTGTAGTGGGACGGCGAGTTGTAGTGACGAGGGAACCCACCCATTTCGTCGGGGTTGATTGGGCATCTGGCGCATGGGTCACGGTCGTGTACTCCAGTAAGTCGGACAGACCCGATATCGACGTGTTCGATACGATTCGGGAAGTGTGGGACGAATACGGAGAGGCGAGTCATCGCATCGTTGTGGACGTCCCAATCGGTCTCTGCGAATCATTTGACGCCGACGACTGCCCTTGTGAGGTGGCTGACGGCGAGATTTTCCGAGCGTGTGACTCCCTTGCCAGGTCAGTCATTGGTGATCGGTATCGGTCGGTGTTCACATCGCCTGCTCGACAGGCAGCGCGAATGGCCGCGGATGGAGACGCGGGTCACGCTGAGATAACGGAGAAGAACAAAGATCTCACGGGGAAGGGGCTTACCCAGCAGGCTGCTGGTATTGCCAGTGGGATTGTTGCTACTGAGGACCTCCTATTGGGCGATGGGGACTCGGACGTATTGGTCGAAGGCCATCCAGAAGTGTGCTTTCGGGCATTCAATGGGAAGCCCCTGGAGCACAGCAAGAAAACTGCTCCAGGTGTCGATGAAAGACTATCTGCGATAAGTAGTGTACAGGAGTATACCCCCGATGACTGGCGCGTCCTCGCTAAAGACCTGCGAACGGAAGATCGGAGAGTTCAGTTGGACGACCTTCTTGACGCGCTTGTTCTGGCTCTCACAGCGTTTGCCAAGGATGACGAGTACAAACAACTACCACCGGATCCACCGACCGACGCGAACGGATTACCGATGCAAATGGTCTACCGAAGCAGAACTGACCTAGTTGAGTGAAACACCCCCAGCTCTGCTCCTCGTCAGTCATACAGCGGCAAGGAAAACTTCTAGGCGAAATGAGGTCGTCTTGGAGAAACATTCTATGTACGACTGAGCCAATGACTTGACAAGATGCCTGGGTTCGAACATGGATATGAACGAGGTGTCGGGATGATAGCTCAAACTGTTGTTGTAGCACTTCTGATCGGCAAGCTCGTTCCTGTTCTCGTTGAGGCTGGCTACCTCCCCTCTGGACTATTCTGGTGGATTATCCCCACTTCAATCGTGAGTGTCGTGATGACTGTCGATGCATCCCGATTCTGGTCCTTCGGATACCTAGCAGGTGTCTGTATCGGAATTTTCGTTGCACTTCCAATCTTCATCAAAGCGGGGCTCCTCGGCCCACTAGATCTACTAACCTATGGTGGTCTCGCAGTTGCTGCAGTCGCTCTGCGAGTGAAGATCCACAGTTCAAGCCTTTAAACCAGATCCACTGGTCGCTATCTTCCGATGGGTTAGAAGTCTGTAGGTGGAAGGAGGTCACAGAGCACAGGCGCTTGACTGAGAAGCGCGTCAAAGAGCTGTTCAGTATGTCGGTATAGCGCATGGTGCTCATCAACCGTATAAGTCGCGTCCTCGGCGTCCGTACGAGATAGGAACCCATTGTCGAGAAGCAGAGCCAAAACGGTATCTAATGCACGTCCTGATCGGCCGGACTCGACTTCGAGTGTGTGACGAGGGAATCGGGAACGGAAACCACGCGTACAGCAGCTCAACACGTGGGCGCGTCGGTCAGTGAACAACTCGTTCAGTGCAGAACGGTGGGTTCGCGTCCAGTAATCATCGAGCTTAATGTAGGTCTGGACGATTGGAGACAGTTCGTTAAGACTGCCGTTGACGTGAACGATCCCAAGGTCGTTGAGTGCGTGCAGGTCCTGTGTGTCGAGAGACTCACCCAGCGGATGGAGAACGGTCTGGAACGCCTCGTGATACCGTGATGTAAGGAACTCGCCAGCGACGACATGCGCATTGCCGATATTCCTGGTCGGATGGATTGCCTCGTGGTGATCGGGATCACGGTGATCCACGTGGGTTCGAGGATAGGTCATGAGCCACTTCCCACAACGCGGTATCAGGTATTAACATTCCGAGCGCACAGAACTGCGTCTGATTTCGCTGGGAGTCCCAACAGCGCCTATCCTAGATACAAAAATACGAACTGATTCAAGTATAGTTCGTGACTATGCAATAGTGAGCTATGCCGGAGGCACTGGTCAAAGGGGAGACTCACTCCTCGAAGAAGGACAAGCAGGCTCTACTTAATCTGGATTTTACAGAGTACGATGCGGTATTCCGCGAGGGCTATGACAAGGATTACTTCCAGCGAGATATCGACTCTCTCTACGCCTTATTCGCTATCGGACATCTTGTCTATGGTGCGACGTACAGCCGCCTGTACCACTCCGGTGATGAGTTTAAACGACAAGCAAAGCGGCAGGGTCTCCCGGTCCACGACCGGATCGACGCGGCTGTCTACGAAACCTATGAAATGGTACCACGGTGGCAACGTGGCGGACTCTTCCTCATCTCACCGCTGTTTGCAGGACTAATACTGGGTTTCGTTGTCCAGCCTGTGGATTGGGTGCTGTCCCGAGTAGCGCCTGGAATCCTGGGAGAACTGGCTTTTGCCGGTGTGGTTCTCACACTCCTGTGTTTCGGGTTTGTGTGGGCGCTCGCGTACTTCCTTCTTATCGAAAATCGAGCGATGTATGAACGAGACGAGGTGATGGCGCGTGAAATTGTACAGATCGTGGAGACAAACGGGTACGAATCGGTTCTCATCTCGTGCGGCGGAAATCACCGATCCGGAATCAGCTCGTACCTCCGCGAAGAGAGATGGGAGGTGAAAGAAGAGGCCACAGATAGTCTCCTTGGGAAGCTACTGCACTTTCTGTCGATCAAACGTCTCCGTCAGAAGTGGTCCGACCAGTAAGTCACTCATCAGGGTCATTGTGATCCAGAAGCACGAATCCATCTTCAACACGGATCACTACTTCGTCGGTCTCTTTTGGATCGATCCCTTGCTGTTCAAGCTCTTCTGCGGTCAGGAAGATGGGAACGCCGACAGCGCCCCGTTCGCCGGTTCGGTTTACCTTCGCTCGACGGAGATGCTCACTGCTTGTTGACTCCTCGATAGTCGCATCAATATGGCGGGTCATCGGGAGTCACCCCCTGGGATGGTGTTGGCTATTCTTGTTTCAGTCATGGTTCGTTTGTTCATCATTCTCAACTCGGTAATTCGGGGTAATTCGCATCCACTTTTAAAACCTTGTACTGAACTACTCAGCGGCGATTATCTGCTCAATCTGAGACGCGTGCCTACGGGAGCGAAAACGGGCCTCTGGGTGAACTGACCCAGTGGCATGACTTCCTCATCGGCACCTCAATTGTGTGCGTAGGACCACCGACACCTGGCTGATGTCGATGAAACATTGAGAACCGATACACGCTGGGGTGATCTCTGTTGCAGTGGAGTTCTCACCCACAAACATCTTGGGACTCCCACGACACCAATATTCTGCGGTCAGTTTTAACCAAACATCTTGGAAATTCCGCGCAATCCAAACAAGGTAATTTAGTAAATCCGACGATTCTACTTCTGTCTTTACGAAACGTATTCGCTGGTGAGACGGCTTTAGACACCTATTGTCGCTCCATCTGTCAAATCCAATACTAGACAGACGGAATATGTTTTAGAGTGGGTTTCCGGTATAACCTATTGAGGAGCGGCTATTCGGCCTATTCAAAAAGAGTACTATTGTAGGTTGGAAAATCGGCCAGAGACAAAATTTCCAACGCGACTCAGTCTGAGGGCAATTCCTTATCCGTGACTGCAGACTAGTTCTATGCAGCACTCATGCCCGACGGCACCCCAGTTTCGCACACCGATTATGAAAGACCCTCACAGGCACGTGGACGCGGTGAGTACTCTACTCTCATAACGTATGATGAGCATCGACAGAAAACTGGATTTGGATCGGTCGCATCTCGTTTCGACAGCGGCATTGAACTCACTCATCCCGCGCCGGACATTGAGGCACTTCGACAGACTACTCATCTAACTGGTCAACTCCATCAGTACAACCGTGACCGATCAGATCGTGAGTGGCCCTACGCAAACGATGGCACGACGCTATACGATCTCACCGTTCTCGATGTTATGGAGAAAGCGCTTGCTGTCGAGGATCTCTCGCCTGATTCTCTTGATGTTCCGACACGGAGATTCAAAGTTGTCTTTCTCAAGAACGCCCGTCAACCCGCGACGCATAAAGGATTCTACGAATACATCCTTGATTCCGACCCTGTACTCACTGAACTCGGTTACTCTGGGGCGTCGGATCTGCCAGGATATGAAACGCTCCGTGTCGCCTCGGAAGACAAACTACCGAGCGAACTGAGCGATGTGGAGCAGAACGCGTTTGATGCGGCTGTCATTCGCGCGGTGTATGCCGTGTATCGAAACGGGATTGCGGTTCCGGCAACAGTGGGCGACGCGTACGGATTCGAGGCAGTAACTCCACCATTGTCTGAGAGGTCGGTTCGTCGTACAGACAAGAAAACGGCGCTTCGGAATTGGGTTCGGTTACTGTTCGAGGAAACGACCCACCCACTCACGTTCCATCGGTCCCGACCCCGTACTGACTTTCAGCAGTACATAGGGGTCTTCGCTGCTTCTGCGCTATACGGCTGCGGTGTACAGGCCGTCGCGGACGTCGCGGACTACAACTACCCGCGAGACAACATCCCGAAGGGCAGCGGTATTGGGAAGTACATTAGAAGCGACGCTCTCCCACTGAATGACCCTCAGGCTGCTTTAGCAAACACAGAGAATCAAACGATTACGGCACAGTTCGATGCAGTTCACCGTGCGACACTCCAACTTGCAGACAAACGCGGATTCTTCGCAGAACCACGCTCGTTAGCAGTTGATCTATACCGTATCGAATGGACCGGGGTCGAGAACGATGTTACGATCAACCGGCCCCCGAAGTCAGAGAACGACACCCGCTCCGAATGGACGTATGCAGTTCTCGGGATTATTGACACAGAGGCTCGATTCACACTTGGCACGCGGTGGTTGCCGGATAAATCGAAGTACCCGAGTGCCGTCACTGAACTCACACCGGTTGTAGTCGATTTCGTTGACGTTGAAGCGTTGTACGCCGACAGTGAGATGGTCTCAGGGGCATTGATCGATGCGTTCCGTAAGATCGCGGGCTCAAATTGGGCGGTACGTGCTCCGAACCACACCGTGATTAAGCAGCTGAAGAGCTTCACGCCCGAAAATCATACTGGGTACGTTCCAGCGGTAGCCTGGAAGACATCGCCGAAACCCGCTGCTGTTTCATACTCGTACGATAGCAGCAACCCTTCGCTCATTGAGTTCACTGCCCGGGACTTGAAACAAGCCGACCCGGGAGACATCGAAGACCAAACGAATATCTTCGACTTCACGGGGACTGAAGCGTCCGCAGAGGATCTCCCAGCAACACTTACGGAGCAGTTTGATGATCCTGCATCGCTGTCTGGGGTCGGTGATACTTCAACTCACGCCGCGTACTTGACTGACCGCTCGTTACCTGAACGTTCTGGCGGTGGAATTCACTTCCCGTACTATCAGCGCTGGGCGATTGAGGAGACAATGAATCAGATATCGAATGATTTCATGCCCATGATCAACAGCAGCAACGAGAAACTTCGCCTCTACGGCGTGAATATCTCGATCCTCTTGCAAAACTGGCACACGCTTATCAACCGCGCCCCATCCCCGGAACTCGCGCTTCGACTCGACGTCACACATCAGGAACTACTGCGGGCCATTGAGGATGTCGCGTTCAGCGACCCTGCTTAGTACCTGTATGACGACGGCGTTCTGACTGCCGCTCAACTTTGGAATCTTCTTGTAAACTCCAAAGTTCAAAGGGGGTTGACCCACTATTGCTTATAAGAGAGGTACGTCAGAATGAGTGACTACGCAAATTCCCAAGTTCGCGCGAAAGTATGGGTGGTCCCAGACCAAGTCGAGACACTCCGCTCGACTTGTTATGCTATCGGAGCCGACTATCTGCAGCAACGCAACGAGGCCATCGTGAC
Encoded proteins:
- a CDS encoding DUF429 domain-containing protein; translation: MTREPTHFVGVDWASGAWVTVVYSSKSDRPDIDVFDTIREVWDEYGEASHRIVVDVPIGLCESFDADDCPCEVADGEIFRACDSLARSVIGDRYRSVFTSPARQAARMAADGDAGHAEITEKNKDLTGKGLTQQAAGIASGIVATEDLLLGDGDSDVLVEGHPEVCFRAFNGKPLEHSKKTAPGVDERLSAISSVQEYTPDDWRVLAKDLRTEDRRVQLDDLLDALVLALTAFAKDDEYKQLPPDPPTDANGLPMQMVYRSRTDLVE
- a CDS encoding CRISPR-associated ring nuclease, giving the protein MARIWVTNGTPTMPGILNPVTAACDRGYVPDEVWVLSNPGVAEYVAKATDRFEVIVDAYGGDTDVSVHDLDDETDFPDIIEFYRSTIEAARETGDTIAVDVTPGRKFMSAIAFQAGFKFDADHVFYFHRKAGGYYGQFYAEIPRTATDLIDFKEVL
- a CDS encoding site-specific integrase, with the translated sequence MTKNADDQIETLREKIRNGERELDEANQEALLEFSNELFLIPSQVGNQRHLKLLRHNVRMAEHGGSPVEALESEEAAKEIVRWIHRTYDNAETNRDYRVALKQFGRRATDQNGDDPPESIEWIPSNTPSTYDPAPEPSNMLQWKEDVLPLIQATRNHRDAALIAVGWDAGARSGELRALTIGDVTDYEHGYQITVQGKMGQRTVPLIPSVPFLQRWLAAHPSTDPEVPLWSKLTEPEAPSYNALRTAVKDAADRAGVDKPVTFTNLRKSSASHLASRGLNQAHIEDHHGWTRGSDVASRYVSVFADDTSREVARVHGLEIDEEEEPDATAPVECPRCHQQTPREMNHCIHCRQTIDKEAAIQREQTCEWCGSSISDYSDHIPNCTRINVDEGKMQ